The DNA window TCTGTTCCCTGTGTGAGCCATGCAAGAGAATTATCTTTGTCGGTTTTCTTTTTCATTGTTGTCCTCTTAACTGTTATCATATATATAAAATCAATAATACTCAAGAGTTAATCATTGACTGGTATGCCGTTGATATGGTTATAAATACCAGAAAACAACTGTGTTTTGATATCGAGTGCATGACCTTTCGTGGATAGTTGTGAATTATGGAAAGAAATACGCGCTATGTGGGCCAAACGCAACGAAAGCTACAACGTTGCCATATACTTCCGGCCCATGGGTGCTATATTAGGAAGCAAAGAAAAGGAGACAGAGCTCATGAAAATGATAGCGATAAACGGAAGCCCGAGAAAGAAATGGAACACGGCAACCCTTCTTCAAAAAGCCCTGGATGGGGCCGCATCCCGGGGAGCGGACACCGAACTTGTCCACCTCTATGATCTCAGTTACAGGGGATGTATAAGCTGCTTCGCA is part of the Pseudomonadota bacterium genome and encodes:
- a CDS encoding flavodoxin family protein, producing MKMIAINGSPRKKWNTATLLQKALDGAASRGADTELVHLYDLSYRGCISCFA